In the genome of Streptomyces collinus, one region contains:
- a CDS encoding carboxylesterase/lipase family protein, whose amino-acid sequence MTTTESRPSAGGPSEEPAPVVRTTAGAVRGRREEGLAVYRGIPFAAPPVGEARFMAPRPAHPWDGIRDAHAFGPPPPQDLGNLGGPGLLDVPEGDEWLTVNVWTPEPDPAARRPVMVWIYGGAYKLGHSGSPGYDARHIATEGDVVVVSLNYRVGMEGFAFIEGAPANRGLLDQVAALEWVRDNIESFGGDPGQVTVFGESAGAGSVASLLSMPRTAGLFRRAIAQSVPGTFFSDALARDIGTALAAELGLRPTVADLSTIAPHRLTSAGETLSAKMLQRVDRWGQAAPTVTPFSPVVDGEVLPTTPWQALAAGSAKDVDLLVGHNRDEYRLFIAMAGQLGRITDERAASALRLFAPGPDGEQAYRASFPDASPSELYERVQTDWLFNMPSLHLAEAQRAGGGRAHVYELTWSAPGNGGALGACHGLDIPLLFGTYGADLGLLLFAGAEPSAEALALSSRFRASWTAFARTGDPGWPAYDDEQRLVQVLDAEPMVTAYPEERSRRLWEGHEFLPLPLL is encoded by the coding sequence ATGACGACGACCGAGTCCCGCCCGTCGGCGGGCGGCCCTTCGGAAGAGCCCGCACCGGTGGTCCGCACGACCGCCGGTGCGGTGCGCGGCCGGAGGGAGGAGGGACTCGCGGTCTACCGCGGCATCCCGTTCGCCGCACCCCCGGTGGGCGAGGCCCGCTTCATGGCACCCCGCCCCGCCCACCCCTGGGACGGCATACGCGACGCCCACGCCTTCGGCCCGCCGCCCCCGCAGGATCTCGGCAACCTGGGTGGCCCGGGCCTGCTCGACGTACCCGAGGGCGACGAGTGGCTCACGGTCAACGTCTGGACGCCCGAACCCGACCCGGCGGCCCGCCGGCCGGTGATGGTGTGGATCTACGGCGGCGCCTACAAGCTCGGCCACTCCGGCAGCCCCGGCTACGACGCCCGGCACATCGCCACCGAGGGCGACGTGGTGGTCGTGTCCCTCAACTACCGCGTGGGCATGGAGGGTTTCGCGTTCATCGAGGGCGCTCCCGCCAACCGCGGACTGCTCGACCAGGTGGCCGCGCTGGAGTGGGTGCGGGACAACATCGAGTCCTTCGGCGGGGATCCCGGCCAGGTCACGGTCTTCGGGGAGTCGGCCGGTGCCGGTTCGGTCGCCTCGCTGCTCTCCATGCCGCGCACCGCCGGCCTGTTCCGGCGGGCGATCGCCCAGAGCGTGCCGGGGACCTTCTTCTCCGACGCCCTGGCCCGGGACATCGGCACCGCCCTCGCCGCCGAGCTGGGCCTGCGCCCCACCGTGGCCGACCTCTCCACGATCGCTCCGCACCGGCTGACCTCGGCGGGCGAGACACTCAGCGCCAAGATGCTCCAGCGCGTCGACCGCTGGGGCCAGGCGGCACCCACGGTCACGCCCTTCTCCCCGGTGGTCGACGGCGAGGTCCTGCCGACCACCCCGTGGCAGGCACTGGCGGCCGGTTCGGCGAAGGACGTCGACCTCCTCGTCGGCCACAACCGCGACGAGTACCGCCTGTTCATCGCCATGGCGGGCCAGCTGGGCCGGATCACCGACGAGAGGGCGGCCTCGGCCCTGCGCCTGTTCGCCCCCGGGCCCGACGGCGAACAGGCCTACCGTGCCTCCTTCCCCGACGCCTCCCCGAGCGAGCTCTACGAACGCGTCCAGACGGACTGGCTGTTCAACATGCCGTCCCTGCACCTGGCCGAGGCCCAGCGAGCGGGCGGCGGGCGCGCCCACGTCTACGAACTGACCTGGTCCGCCCCGGGCAACGGCGGCGCGCTCGGCGCCTGCCACGGTCTGGACATCCCGCTGCTGTTCGGCACGTACGGCGCTGACCTGGGGCTGCTGCTGTTCGCGGGTGCGGAGCCTTCCGCCGAGGCCCTCGCGCTGTCGTCCCGCTTCCGCGCGTCCTGGACGGCGTTCGCGAGGACGGGCGACCCGGGCTGGCCGGCCTACGACGACGAGCAGCGGCTGGTGCAGGTGCTGGACGCGGAGCCGATGGTCACGGCGTACCCGGAGGAGCGGTCGCGGCGGCTGTGGGAGGGGCACGAGTTCCTGCCCCTGCCGCTGCTGTAG
- a CDS encoding DUF397 domain-containing protein: MRNMPEWYKSSYSGGTGDNCLEVTQALPGVIPVRDSKTPHGPKLVFRATAWSAFVENLKGETA, encoded by the coding sequence ATGAGGAACATGCCTGAGTGGTACAAGTCCAGCTACAGCGGCGGCACCGGCGACAACTGCCTGGAAGTCACCCAGGCACTTCCTGGCGTCATCCCCGTCCGCGACTCCAAGACCCCCCACGGCCCGAAGCTCGTGTTCCGGGCCACGGCCTGGTCCGCGTTCGTCGAGAACCTCAAGGGCGAGACGGCCTGA
- the groL gene encoding chaperonin GroEL (60 kDa chaperone family; promotes refolding of misfolded polypeptides especially under stressful conditions; forms two stacked rings of heptamers to form a barrel-shaped 14mer; ends can be capped by GroES; misfolded proteins enter the barrel where they are refolded when GroES binds) → MAKIIAFDEEARRGLERGMNQLADAVKVTLGPKGRNVVLEKKWGAPTITNDGVSIAKEIELEDPYEKIGAELVKEVAKKTDDVAGDGTTTATVLAQALVKEGLRNVAAGANPMALKRGIERAVEAVSAALLEQAKDVETKEQIASTASISAADTQIGELIAEAMDKVGKEGVITVEESQTFGLELELTEGMRFDKGYISAYFATDMERMEAVLDDPYILIANSKISNVKDLLPLLEKVMQSGKPLLIIAEDVEGEALSTLVVNKIRGTFKSVAVKAPGFGDRRKAMLQDIGILTGGEVISEEVGLKLENATVDLLGKARKVVITKDETTIVDGAGSADQVAGRVNQIRAEIENSDSDYDREKLQERLAKLAGGVAVIKAGAATEVELKERKHRIEDAVRNAKAAVEEGIVAGGGVALLQASQVFEKLELDGDEATGANAVKLALEAPLKQIAVNGGLEGGVVVEKVRNLQVGHGLNAATGEYVDMIAEGIIDPAKVTRSALQNAASIAALFLTTEAVIADKPEKNAAPAGGGMPGGDMDF, encoded by the coding sequence ATGGCCAAGATCATCGCGTTCGACGAGGAGGCGCGGCGCGGCCTCGAGCGCGGCATGAACCAGCTCGCGGACGCCGTCAAGGTGACGCTCGGCCCCAAGGGCCGCAACGTCGTCCTCGAGAAGAAGTGGGGCGCGCCCACGATCACCAACGATGGTGTCTCCATCGCCAAGGAGATCGAGCTCGAGGACCCGTACGAGAAGATCGGCGCCGAGCTGGTCAAGGAAGTCGCCAAGAAGACGGACGACGTCGCCGGTGACGGTACGACCACCGCGACCGTTCTCGCCCAGGCCCTGGTCAAGGAGGGTCTGCGCAACGTAGCCGCCGGCGCCAACCCGATGGCCCTCAAGCGCGGTATCGAGCGTGCCGTCGAGGCCGTCTCCGCCGCCCTGCTGGAGCAGGCGAAGGACGTCGAGACCAAGGAGCAGATCGCCTCCACGGCCTCCATCTCCGCCGCCGACACCCAGATCGGCGAGCTCATCGCCGAGGCCATGGACAAGGTCGGCAAGGAAGGCGTCATCACCGTCGAGGAGTCCCAGACCTTCGGTCTGGAGCTGGAGCTCACCGAGGGTATGCGCTTCGACAAGGGCTACATCTCGGCGTACTTCGCCACCGACATGGAGCGTATGGAGGCCGTCCTCGACGACCCGTACATCCTGATCGCGAACTCCAAGATCTCGAACGTCAAGGACCTGCTCCCGCTCCTGGAGAAGGTCATGCAGTCGGGCAAGCCGCTGCTGATCATCGCCGAGGACGTCGAGGGCGAGGCCCTGTCGACCCTGGTCGTCAACAAGATCCGCGGCACCTTCAAGTCCGTCGCCGTCAAGGCCCCGGGCTTCGGCGACCGCCGCAAGGCGATGCTGCAGGACATCGGCATCCTCACCGGCGGCGAGGTGATCTCCGAGGAGGTCGGCCTCAAGCTGGAGAACGCCACGGTCGACCTGCTGGGCAAGGCCCGCAAGGTCGTCATCACCAAGGACGAGACCACCATCGTCGACGGTGCCGGCTCCGCCGACCAGGTCGCCGGCCGGGTCAACCAGATCCGGGCCGAGATCGAGAACAGCGACTCGGACTACGACCGCGAGAAGCTCCAGGAGCGCCTGGCGAAGCTCGCCGGCGGTGTCGCGGTCATCAAGGCCGGTGCCGCCACCGAGGTGGAGCTCAAGGAGCGCAAGCACCGCATCGAGGACGCCGTGCGCAACGCCAAGGCGGCCGTCGAGGAGGGCATCGTCGCCGGTGGTGGCGTGGCCCTGCTCCAGGCCTCCCAGGTCTTCGAGAAGCTGGAGCTCGACGGTGACGAGGCGACCGGCGCCAACGCCGTGAAGCTCGCGCTGGAGGCCCCGCTGAAGCAGATCGCCGTCAACGGTGGTCTCGAGGGCGGCGTCGTCGTGGAGAAGGTCCGCAACCTCCAGGTCGGCCACGGCCTGAACGCCGCGACCGGTGAGTACGTCGACATGATCGCCGAAGGCATCATCGACCCGGCGAAGGTGACCCGTTCCGCTCTGCAGAACGCCGCCTCCATCGCCGCGCTGTTCCTCACCACCGAGGCCGTCATCGCCGACAAGCCGGAGAAGAACGCCGCGCCCGCCGGCGGCGGCATGCCGGGCGGTGACATGGACTTCTGA
- a CDS encoding glucosyl-3-phosphoglycerate synthase: MLEEVERWLSTRSWSANDRPLHRMLAAKQRTGRTVSVVLPALNEEATVGDIVAVIRHDLMRQVPLVDELVVVDSGSTDRTSEVAAAAGARVVHRDGILPRLPAVPGKGEVLWRSLLVTRGDIVCFVDADLRDFSSDFVSGIVGPLLTDPDVDLVKAMYDRPLSGAAGQGGRVTELMARPLLNMHWPQLAGFVQPLGGEYAARRSLLEQLPFPVGYGVELGMLVDALHLVGLDALAQVDVGVRKHRHQDGQALGRMAAAIYRTAQLRLARGHLIRPSLTQFERGGDGFEPRTYSVDTEERPPMVDIAEYQARKAA, from the coding sequence GTGCTGGAAGAAGTCGAGCGCTGGCTGAGCACCCGTTCCTGGTCCGCGAACGATCGCCCGCTCCACCGGATGCTGGCCGCCAAGCAGCGCACGGGCCGGACGGTCAGCGTCGTGCTGCCCGCCCTCAACGAGGAGGCGACGGTCGGCGACATCGTCGCCGTCATCCGCCACGACCTGATGCGGCAGGTCCCGCTCGTGGACGAGCTGGTCGTCGTCGACTCCGGCTCGACCGACCGTACGTCCGAGGTGGCCGCCGCCGCGGGCGCGCGGGTGGTGCACCGGGACGGGATACTCCCGCGCCTGCCCGCCGTGCCCGGCAAGGGCGAGGTGCTGTGGCGATCGCTGCTGGTCACCCGCGGGGACATCGTCTGTTTCGTCGACGCGGACCTCAGGGACTTCTCGTCGGACTTCGTCTCCGGGATCGTGGGCCCGCTGCTCACGGACCCGGACGTGGACCTGGTGAAGGCCATGTACGACCGGCCGCTGTCCGGTGCCGCCGGGCAGGGCGGCCGGGTCACCGAGCTGATGGCGCGCCCGCTGCTCAACATGCACTGGCCGCAGCTGGCCGGCTTCGTGCAGCCGCTCGGCGGCGAGTACGCGGCCCGCCGCTCGCTGCTGGAGCAGCTGCCGTTCCCCGTCGGCTACGGCGTGGAGCTGGGGATGCTGGTCGACGCCCTGCACCTGGTGGGCCTGGACGCCCTCGCCCAGGTGGACGTCGGGGTGCGCAAGCACCGGCACCAGGACGGGCAGGCGCTGGGCCGGATGGCCGCGGCGATCTACCGCACGGCCCAGCTGCGGCTGGCCCGCGGGCATCTGATCCGGCCGTCCCTGACCCAGTTCGAGCGGGGCGGGGACGGCTTCGAGCCGCGGACGTACTCCGTGGACACCGAGGAGCGTCCGCCGATGGTGGACATCGCCGAGTACCAGGCGCGGAAAGCGGCCTGA
- a CDS encoding NADH:flavin oxidoreductase, producing the protein MTVAASASRAAEILSRPVSLGGLTVPNRIAMAPMTRMFSPGGVPGEDVVSYYARRAAAGVGLIVTEGTYVGHESAGQSDSVPRFHGEEQLAGWAKVAEAVHAAGGTIVPQLWHIGMVRNEGEPPFADAPAVGPSGLRIGATEPTGKAMTQADIDAVIGAFAEAAAAAERIGFDGVELHGAHGYLLDQFLWEGTNRRTDAYGGDRVARAKLSEEIVAAVRETVSADFPVIFRYSQWKQEAYRARLAETPEELESILAPLAAAGVDAFHASTRRYWVPEFDDSDLNLAGWTKKLTGKPTITVGSVGLDGGDFLKSFQGHGAEVGDLDNLLDRFERDEFDMVAVGRALLQDPEWARKVLDGRFEDLAPYNPASLKTLS; encoded by the coding sequence GTGACTGTCGCCGCCTCCGCTTCCCGCGCCGCCGAAATCCTGTCCCGGCCCGTATCGCTGGGCGGCCTTACCGTTCCCAACCGGATCGCGATGGCGCCGATGACCCGCATGTTCTCCCCGGGCGGCGTGCCCGGCGAGGACGTCGTGTCGTACTACGCGCGGCGCGCCGCCGCCGGAGTCGGCCTGATCGTCACCGAGGGCACCTACGTCGGCCACGAGTCGGCCGGGCAGAGCGACAGCGTGCCGCGGTTCCACGGCGAGGAGCAGCTCGCGGGCTGGGCGAAGGTCGCCGAGGCGGTGCACGCTGCCGGCGGCACGATCGTGCCGCAGCTGTGGCACATCGGCATGGTCCGCAACGAGGGTGAGCCCCCGTTCGCCGACGCCCCGGCCGTCGGCCCCTCCGGCCTGCGCATCGGCGCCACCGAGCCCACCGGCAAGGCCATGACGCAGGCCGACATCGACGCCGTGATCGGCGCGTTCGCCGAGGCCGCTGCCGCAGCCGAGCGCATCGGCTTCGACGGCGTCGAGCTCCACGGCGCCCACGGCTACCTGCTCGACCAGTTCCTCTGGGAGGGCACCAACCGCCGCACCGACGCCTACGGCGGCGACCGGGTCGCCCGCGCCAAGCTCTCGGAGGAGATCGTCGCGGCCGTCCGTGAGACCGTCTCCGCCGACTTCCCCGTCATCTTCCGCTACTCCCAGTGGAAGCAGGAGGCCTACCGCGCCCGTCTCGCCGAGACGCCGGAGGAGCTGGAGTCCATCCTCGCGCCGCTGGCCGCCGCCGGTGTCGACGCCTTCCACGCCTCCACCCGCCGCTACTGGGTCCCCGAGTTCGACGACTCGGACCTCAACCTGGCCGGCTGGACCAAGAAGCTCACCGGCAAGCCGACCATCACCGTCGGCTCGGTCGGCCTGGACGGCGGCGACTTCCTGAAGTCCTTCCAGGGCCACGGCGCCGAGGTCGGTGACCTCGACAACCTCCTCGACCGCTTCGAGCGCGACGAGTTCGACATGGTCGCCGTCGGCCGCGCCCTGCTCCAGGACCCCGAGTGGGCCCGGAAGGTGCTCGACGGCCGCTTCGAGGACCTGGCGCCGTACAACCCGGCGTCGCTGAAGACCCTCAGCTGA
- a CDS encoding cold-shock protein: MAQGTVKWFNAEKGYGFIAVDGGADVFVHYSAIQMDGYRTLEEGQRVEFEISQGQKGPQADMVRVSA; this comes from the coding sequence ATGGCTCAGGGCACCGTCAAGTGGTTCAACGCGGAGAAGGGGTACGGCTTCATCGCGGTCGACGGTGGTGCGGATGTTTTCGTCCACTACAGCGCGATTCAGATGGACGGCTACCGCACCCTTGAAGAGGGCCAGCGGGTCGAGTTCGAGATCTCGCAGGGCCAGAAGGGACCGCAGGCCGACATGGTTCGCGTCTCTGCCTGA
- a CDS encoding MoaD/ThiS family protein codes for MSVTVRIPTILRTYTGGQAEVSADGGTLGEVIADLEKNHTGIAARVLDDQGKLRRFVNVYVNDDDVRFEQGLETATPDGAGVSIIPAVAGG; via the coding sequence ATGAGCGTCACCGTTCGGATCCCCACCATCCTGCGTACCTACACCGGCGGGCAGGCCGAGGTCTCCGCCGATGGCGGGACCCTCGGCGAGGTCATCGCCGATCTGGAGAAGAACCACACCGGGATCGCCGCCCGGGTGCTGGACGACCAGGGCAAGCTGCGCCGGTTCGTCAACGTCTACGTGAACGACGACGACGTGCGGTTCGAGCAGGGGCTGGAGACGGCGACGCCGGACGGTGCGGGCGTGTCGATCATTCCCGCCGTCGCCGGTGGCTGA
- the murQ gene encoding N-acetylmuramic acid 6-phosphate etherase → MTSTSSPRDVRTELESLTTEAFRPDFADIDRLPTLDIARLMNGEDATVAGAVAARLPQIAAAIDAVAERMARGGRLVYAGAGTAGRMGVLDASECPPTFNTDPSRVVGLIAGGRDAVVTSVEGAEDSRDLAEADLKALALTPDDTVVGISASGRTPYAVGAVEHARTCRSLTIGLACNPGSPLAAAADHGIEIVVGPELLTGSTRLKSGTAQKLVLNMLSTITMIRLGKTYGNLMVDVRASNDKLRARSHRIVALATGAAEEDIERALTATDGEVKNAILALLADVDGPTAARLLEESDGHLRAALAAAG, encoded by the coding sequence ATGACCTCCACCTCCAGCCCCCGCGATGTCAGGACCGAGTTGGAGTCCCTGACCACCGAGGCCTTCCGGCCGGACTTCGCGGACATCGACCGGCTGCCCACCCTCGACATCGCCCGGCTGATGAACGGCGAGGACGCCACCGTGGCCGGGGCGGTCGCGGCCCGGCTGCCGCAGATCGCCGCCGCGATCGACGCCGTCGCGGAGCGGATGGCCCGGGGCGGCCGCCTGGTCTACGCGGGCGCGGGCACGGCGGGCCGGATGGGCGTCCTGGACGCCTCCGAGTGTCCGCCCACCTTCAACACCGACCCTTCCCGGGTCGTCGGCCTGATCGCGGGCGGCCGGGACGCCGTGGTCACCTCGGTGGAGGGCGCGGAGGACTCCCGGGACCTGGCCGAGGCGGACCTGAAGGCCCTCGCCCTGACCCCCGACGACACGGTGGTCGGCATCTCCGCCTCCGGCCGCACCCCGTACGCCGTCGGCGCGGTCGAACACGCCCGCACCTGCCGCTCCCTCACCATCGGCCTCGCCTGCAACCCCGGCAGCCCGCTCGCGGCCGCCGCCGACCACGGCATCGAGATCGTCGTGGGCCCCGAGCTGCTCACCGGCTCCACCCGCCTGAAGTCCGGCACGGCGCAGAAGCTCGTCCTCAACATGCTCTCGACGATCACGATGATCCGGCTGGGCAAGACCTACGGGAACCTGATGGTCGACGTCCGCGCGTCGAACGACAAGCTCCGGGCCCGCTCCCACCGCATCGTCGCCCTGGCCACCGGAGCCGCCGAGGAGGACATCGAGCGGGCCCTGACCGCCACGGACGGCGAGGTCAAGAACGCGATCCTCGCCCTCCTGGCCGACGTCGACGGACCGACGGCGGCCAGGCTGCTGGAGGAGTCCGACGGCCACCTGCGCGCGGCCCTGGCGGCGGCCGGCTGA
- the thrC gene encoding threonine synthase has product MAVQTVASTTDSTVDLGPAAALSCRECGHRVPLGPVFACEECFGPLEIAYDFSAYDTEELRKQIEAGPANIWRYAPLLPVPADVADKPNINPGWTKLVKADNLARELGVDAGKLFVKDDSGNPTHSFKDRVVAQALEAARAFGFTTLSCSSTGNLAGAVGAAAARAGFRSCVFIPHDLEQGKVVMAAVYGGELVGIEGNYDDVNRFCSELIGDPAGEGWGFVNVNLRPYYAEGSKTLAYEICEQLGWRLPDQLVVPIASGSQLTKIDKGLQELIKLGLVEDKPYKIFGAQAEGCSPVSTAYKAGHDVVRPQKPNTIAKSLAIGNPADGPYVLDIARRTGGAVEDVNDEQVVDAIKILARTEGIFAETAGGVTVGVTKKLIESGALDPTKTIVVLNTGDGLKTLDAVAGTGLTATIRPNLDSFREAGLV; this is encoded by the coding sequence ATGGCTGTGCAGACTGTTGCAAGCACCACTGACTCCACCGTAGACCTCGGTCCCGCCGCTGCCCTGAGCTGCCGCGAGTGCGGTCACCGCGTACCCCTCGGACCGGTCTTCGCGTGCGAGGAGTGTTTCGGCCCGCTGGAGATCGCCTACGACTTCTCGGCCTACGACACCGAGGAGCTCCGCAAGCAGATCGAAGCGGGCCCCGCGAACATCTGGCGCTACGCCCCGCTGCTGCCGGTCCCGGCCGACGTCGCGGACAAGCCGAACATCAACCCCGGCTGGACCAAGCTCGTCAAGGCCGACAACCTCGCGCGCGAGCTGGGCGTCGACGCCGGCAAGCTGTTCGTCAAGGACGACTCCGGCAACCCGACGCACTCCTTCAAGGACCGCGTCGTCGCCCAGGCCCTGGAGGCCGCCCGCGCCTTCGGCTTCACCACGCTCTCCTGCTCCTCCACCGGCAACCTCGCCGGTGCGGTGGGTGCCGCGGCGGCCCGCGCCGGCTTCCGCTCCTGCGTGTTCATCCCGCACGACCTGGAGCAGGGCAAGGTCGTCATGGCCGCGGTCTACGGCGGCGAGCTCGTCGGCATCGAGGGCAACTACGACGACGTGAACCGCTTCTGCTCCGAGCTGATCGGCGACCCGGCCGGTGAGGGCTGGGGCTTCGTCAACGTCAACCTCCGGCCGTACTACGCGGAGGGCTCCAAGACCCTCGCGTACGAGATCTGCGAGCAGCTCGGCTGGCGGCTGCCGGACCAGCTGGTCGTGCCGATCGCCTCCGGCTCGCAGCTGACGAAGATCGACAAGGGCCTTCAGGAGCTGATCAAGCTCGGGCTGGTCGAGGACAAGCCGTACAAGATCTTCGGTGCGCAGGCCGAGGGCTGCTCGCCGGTGTCGACGGCGTACAAGGCCGGGCATGACGTGGTGCGCCCGCAGAAGCCGAACACCATCGCCAAGTCGCTTGCCATCGGCAACCCGGCGGACGGGCCGTACGTGCTGGACATCGCGCGGCGGACCGGTGGTGCGGTGGAGGACGTGAACGACGAGCAGGTCGTGGACGCGATCAAGATCCTTGCCCGGACCGAGGGGATCTTTGCGGAGACCGCCGGTGGTGTGACGGTGGGCGTGACGAAGAAGCTGATCGAGAGCGGGGCCCTCGACCCCACCAAGACCATCGTCGTGCTCAACACCGGAGACGGCCTCAAGACGCTGGACGCGGTGGCCGGGACCGGGCTGACCGCGACCATCCGGCCCAACCTGGACTCGTTCCGCGAGGCCGGGCTGGTCTGA